From Medicago truncatula cultivar Jemalong A17 chromosome 7, MtrunA17r5.0-ANR, whole genome shotgun sequence, a single genomic window includes:
- the LOC120577167 gene encoding GDSL esterase/lipase At5g33370, with protein MGANTRQMALDFVNNPQAYGFVTSQIACCGQGPYNGLGLCTPLSNLCPNRDEYAFWDAFHPSEKANSLIVQQILSGTIDYMYPMNLSTVLALDSKNT; from the exons ATGGGAGCCAACACAAGGCAAATGGCCCTTGACTTCGTCAATAATCCTCAAGCATATG GATTTGTTACATCACAGATAGCATGTTGTGGTCAAGGACCCTACAATGGACTTGGGCTATGCACACCACTGTCTAATTTATGCCCTAACCGTGACGAATATGCATTTTGGGATGCATTTCATCCATCTGAAAAGGCTAACAGCTTGATTGTTCAACAGATTTTATCAGGCACAATAGATTATATGTATCCAATGAATCTCAGCACTGTTTTAGCCTTGGATTCTAAAAACACATAG
- the LOC112416587 gene encoding uncharacterized protein, with protein MEGSAENQNVRITKRQWTPEEDGVLVEGLLKLVDEGWKADANSFKPGYTKALEKYIQNKFPGCTLKATPHIESRVKLLKRQYSAIKDMLGPGASGFGWNDAEKMIIVEKEIYRQWCKSHPTAVGLYKKPFPHYDSLDTVFGKDKADGSVTEDIIDMTIEMEKENVQSTQEGGSRINLNDDDENFESQVPETPATNITAPGSNLTNQPPRDSTNHRTGKCGGKRVKYNDDASDSMSNSLNKLGEIYANGVENMKQVFTSCFVHEKHTADRRNQIVSILKEIEGLSDAEVVMAGMFITKDNNLCDYFFTMDTPGLRKRFVDIVLSNNGSR; from the exons ATGGAAGGGTCGGctgaaaatcaaaatgttaGAATCACAAAGCGACAATGGACCCCTGAAGAAGATGGAGTATTAGTGGAAGGTTTGTTGAAATTAGTGGACGAGGGTTGGAAGGCTGATGCAAACTCATTTAAACCTGGGTATACTAAAGCGTTGGAGAAATATATTCAAAACAAGTTCCCAGGTTGCACACTAAAAGCTACCCCGCATATTGAATCAAGAGTGAAACTGCTTAAAAGACAATATTCTGCAATCAAAGATATGTTGGGTCCAGGTGCAAGTGGTTTTGGGTGGAATGATGCTGAAAAGATGATTATAGTAGAGAAGGAGATTTATCGTCAATGGTGCAAG TCTCACCCTACCGCAGTTGGCTTGTATAAAAAACCATTTCCACACTATGATAGCTTGGATACTGTATTTGGAAAAGATAAAGCAGATGGTAGTGTAACAGAAGATATCATTGATATGACCATTGAGATGGAGAAGGAAAATGTTCAATCAACACAAGAGGGCGGATCAAGAattaatttgaatgatgatgatgagaattttGAGTCGCAGGTGCCAGAAACACCCGCAACTAACATTACTGCTCCGGGATCAAATCTAACAAACCAACCTCCACGTGATTCTACTAATCATAGGACCGGAAAGTGTGGGGGAAAAAGGGTGAAGTATAATGATGATGCTTCTGATAGCATGTCAAATTCATTGAACAAATTGGGTGAGATTTATGCTAATGGTGTTGAGAATATGAAACAAGTCTTTACTTCTTGTTTTGTGCACGAAAAACACACAGCTGATAGGAGGAACCAAATTGTCtctattttaaaagaaattgaaggaTTGTCTGATGCAGAAGTGGTAATGGCTGGTATGTTTATCACCAAAGACAATAATCTTTGCGACTATTTTTTCACAATGGATACTCCTGGATTAAGGAAGCGGTTTGTGGACATTGTTTTGAGTAACAATGGTTCTAGGTAG
- the LOC112416588 gene encoding protein ANTAGONIST OF LIKE HETEROCHROMATIN PROTEIN 1-like, giving the protein MTHLMEMRDRKKKIIAMFMIYMEMLNYFMLMTIVLCYLELSKRLKKRKRSWNFYERSLVREVHFRRIIYMSDLACLENTRMDRAAFHKLCDMLQVIGGLLPTRHMCVEELVAMFLHILAHHVKNRMIRRQFVRSGETISRHFSNVLLAVLKCHKELLKQPKPILEGNTDERWKYFKNCLGALDGTYIKVNVPEADKSRYRTRKGEIATNVLGVCSPDLQFIYVLPGWEGSAADSRVLRDAISRPNGLKVPQGYYYLCDAGYMNGEGFLTPYRGQRYHLSEWRNGLQPSTPKEFFNMKHSSARNVIERCFGLLNGRWAIFREKSFYPVKTQGRIIAACCLLHNHIRKEMTLDPLELNLGDDEFSNEVMSGDMITIVEPSTTWSQWRDSFSLDIFNRWRGENH; this is encoded by the exons atgaCACATTTGATGGAAATGCGTgacaggaagaaaaaaattatagcaatgTTTATGATATATATGGAGATGTTgaattactttatgttgatgaCAATTGTGTTATGCTACCTTGAGTTAAGTAAGCGTTTGAAAAAGCGAAAAAGGTCATGGAATTTTTATGAAAGAAGTTTAGTTAGAGAAGTCCATTTTCGTAGAATTATTTACATGAGTGATTTGGCTTGCCTTGAAAATACAAGGATGGATAGAGCTGCTTTCCACAAACTATGTGACATGTTGCAAGTTATTGGTGGTTTGCTTCCTACTCGACACATGTGTGTGGAGGAGTTGGTGGCTATGTTTTTACATATATTGGCACACCATGTTAAGAATAGAATGATTAGAAGACAATTTGTTAGGTCTGGTGAAACAATTAGTAGGCATTTCAGTAATGTATTATTGGCAGTTTTGAAGTGTCATAAAGAATTGTTAAAACAACCTAAACCAATTTTGGAGGGCAACACAGACGAACGATGGAAAtactttaaaaattgtttagGAGCTCTTGATGGCACCTACATCAAGGTCAATGTGCCTGAAGCTGACAAAAGTAGATATAGGACAAGGAAGGGTGAGATAGCTACAAATGTGTTAGGTGTATGCTCGCCAGATTTACAATTCATATATGTTTTGCCTGGTTGGGAGGGATCAGCTGCTGACTCTAGAGTCCTTAGAGATGCTATTTCTCGACCAAATGGTTTAAAGGTTCCTCAAG GGTATTATTATTTATGTGATGCTGGATACATGAATGGAGAAGGATTTCTTACTCCTTATAGAGGTCAAAGGTATCATCTTAGTGAGTGGAGGAATGGATTACAACCATCTACCCCTAAAGAATTTTTCAATATGAAACATTCTTCAGCTAGGAATGTAATAGAAAGATGTTTTGGACTTTTGAATGGACGTTGGGCTATATTTAGAGAGAAGTCATTTTATCCTGTAAAAACTCAAGGAAGAATAATAGCAGCTTGTTGTCTTTTACATAATCATATTCGCAAAGAAATGACATTGGATCCTTTGGAATTGAATTTAGGAGATGATGAGTTCTCTAATGAAGTCATGTCCGGTGACATGATAACTATTGTGGAGCCAAGTACGACATGGAGTCAATGGAGAGATAGTTTTTCATTAGATATATTTAATAGGTGGAGAGGTGAAAATCATTga